Proteins from one Streptomyces sp. NBC_00390 genomic window:
- a CDS encoding SigE family RNA polymerase sigma factor, with amino-acid sequence MTTPVCTSASRAAAPVPSYTSYPSFSSYVRARGPVLLRTARSLTANPSDAEDLLQTALTKTFVAWERIEDHRALDGYVRRALLNTRTSQWRKRKVDEFACDELPEPNTAPTPDPAEQQVLHDAMWRAVMKLPDRQRAMVVLRYYEDLSEAQTAEVLGVSIGTVKSAVSRALGKLREDPELRPVR; translated from the coding sequence ATGACCACGCCAGTCTGTACGAGCGCCTCCAGAGCCGCCGCGCCGGTGCCGTCGTACACGTCCTATCCCTCGTTCTCTTCGTATGTACGGGCGCGGGGGCCCGTGCTGCTGCGCACCGCCCGGTCGCTGACCGCGAACCCGAGCGACGCCGAGGACCTGTTGCAGACCGCGCTCACCAAGACCTTCGTCGCATGGGAGCGGATCGAGGATCACCGTGCGCTGGACGGCTATGTCCGGCGTGCCCTGCTCAACACCCGCACCTCCCAGTGGCGCAAGCGCAAGGTGGACGAGTTCGCCTGTGACGAGCTGCCGGAGCCGAACACGGCGCCCACGCCCGACCCGGCCGAGCAGCAGGTACTGCACGACGCGATGTGGCGCGCGGTGATGAAGCTGCCGGACCGGCAGCGGGCCATGGTGGTGCTGCGCTATTACGAGGACCTGAGCGAGGCGCAGACCGCCGAGGTGCTCGGGGTCTCGATCGGCACCGTCAAGAGCGCGGTGTCGCGGGCGCTCGGCAAGCTCCGCGAGGATCCTGAGCTCCGTCCGGTCCGCTGA
- a CDS encoding long-chain fatty acid--CoA ligase, producing MLSTMQDVPLTVTRILQHGMTIHGKSQVTTWTGEPEPQRRSFAEVGRRATQLANALRDELGIDADQRVATLMWNNAEHVEAYFAIPSMGAVLHTLNLRLPAEQLVWIANHAADRAVIVNGSLLPLLAPLLPHLPTIEHIVVSGPGDRSLLADTEARVHEYEELIAGRPTTFDWPELDERSAAAMCYTSGTTGDPKGVVYSHRSIYLHSMQVNMAESMGLTDADTTLVVVPQFHVNAWGLPHATFMTGINMLMPDRFLQPAPIAEMIERERPSHAAAVPTIWQGLLAEVTANPRDLSSMTQVTIGGAACPPSLMEAYDKLGVRLCHAWGMTETSPLGTMSHPPAGLSAEEEWPYRITQGRFPAGVEGRLIGPGGETLPWDGESAGELEVRGAWIAGAYYGGAGGDDFRPEDKFSADGWLKTGDVGVISPDGFLTLTDRAKDVIKSGGEWISSVDLENALMAHPEVAEAAVVAVPDEKWGERPLATVVLKDGSTADYESLRAFLAGKVAKWQVPERWALIPAVPKTSVGKFDKKVIRRQYADGELDVTQL from the coding sequence GTGCTGAGCACCATGCAGGACGTACCGCTGACCGTGACCCGCATCCTTCAGCATGGGATGACGATCCACGGGAAGTCACAGGTCACCACCTGGACAGGGGAGCCCGAGCCGCAGCGTCGCAGCTTCGCCGAGGTCGGCCGACGGGCCACCCAGCTGGCGAACGCCCTGCGCGACGAGCTGGGCATAGACGCGGACCAGCGCGTCGCCACCCTCATGTGGAACAACGCGGAGCACGTCGAGGCGTACTTCGCGATCCCCTCGATGGGCGCCGTGCTCCACACGCTCAACCTCCGCCTCCCCGCCGAGCAGCTCGTATGGATCGCCAACCACGCCGCCGACCGCGCCGTGATCGTCAACGGCTCCCTGCTGCCGCTGCTCGCCCCGCTCCTGCCGCACCTGCCGACGATCGAGCACATCGTGGTCTCCGGCCCCGGCGACCGTTCGCTGCTCGCCGACACCGAGGCGCGGGTGCATGAGTACGAGGAGCTGATCGCCGGCCGCCCGACCACCTTCGACTGGCCGGAGCTGGACGAACGCTCCGCGGCGGCCATGTGTTACACCTCCGGGACCACCGGCGACCCCAAGGGCGTCGTCTACTCCCACCGCTCCATCTACCTGCACTCCATGCAGGTCAACATGGCCGAGTCGATGGGTCTGACGGACGCGGACACCACGCTCGTGGTCGTCCCCCAGTTCCATGTGAACGCCTGGGGCCTGCCGCACGCCACGTTCATGACCGGCATCAACATGCTGATGCCCGACCGCTTCCTGCAGCCGGCGCCCATCGCCGAGATGATCGAGCGGGAGCGGCCCTCGCACGCCGCGGCCGTCCCCACCATCTGGCAGGGACTGCTCGCCGAGGTGACCGCCAACCCCCGCGACCTGTCCTCCATGACGCAGGTCACCATCGGCGGCGCCGCCTGCCCGCCCTCCCTGATGGAGGCGTACGACAAGCTCGGGGTGCGGCTGTGCCACGCCTGGGGCATGACCGAGACCTCCCCGCTCGGCACGATGTCCCACCCGCCGGCCGGTCTGAGCGCCGAGGAGGAGTGGCCGTACCGCATCACGCAGGGCCGCTTCCCGGCGGGCGTCGAGGGCCGGCTGATCGGCCCCGGCGGCGAGACCCTGCCGTGGGACGGCGAGTCCGCGGGTGAGCTGGAGGTGCGCGGCGCCTGGATCGCGGGCGCGTACTACGGGGGCGCGGGCGGTGACGACTTCCGGCCCGAGGACAAGTTCAGCGCGGACGGCTGGCTCAAGACCGGCGACGTCGGTGTGATCAGCCCCGACGGCTTCCTGACGCTGACCGACCGGGCCAAGGACGTCATCAAGTCCGGCGGTGAGTGGATCTCCAGCGTCGACCTCGAGAACGCGCTCATGGCGCACCCCGAGGTTGCCGAGGCCGCCGTCGTCGCCGTTCCGGACGAGAAGTGGGGCGAGCGTCCGCTGGCCACGGTCGTACTGAAGGACGGTTCGACCGCGGACTACGAGTCGCTCAGGGCGTTCCTCGCCGGGAAGGTCGCCAAGTGGCAGGTGCCGGAGCGGTGGGCGCTGATTCCCGCGGTGCCGAAGACGAGCGTGGGCAAGTTCGACAAGAAGGTGATCCGCAGGCAGTACGCGGACGGTGAGCTGGACGTCACCCAGCTCTAG